The following proteins are encoded in a genomic region of Hoeflea phototrophica DFL-43:
- a CDS encoding branched-chain amino acid ABC transporter permease, with the protein MTNAHSDYSVQTRTKASSISSVVAVLLIVLAIALPAFASRSLIQDMFFILTMLVLAQFWNLLAGYGGLVSVGQQAFVGIGAYAMFSVVILMGFDPVPSILIAGVAALLLAIPTAFFAFRLQGAYFAIGTWVIAEVVRLLVAQWKAVGGGTGTSLPRTATREMWFTETIETLFGVRSAAARDILAYWLAVVLAVATIAGIYWLLRTKRGLGLAAVRDNIEAAKSVGVDAVRMKWTVFLVSAFGTGIAGGLIYMQKARISPDAAFSLQDWTAYVIFIVVIGGMGTIEGPILGVLVFFILQSLLADYGSWYLMALGVIGITIMLFAPRGLWGLFSDRTGIELFPVRRRLTGGPLSNTPPSSKEE; encoded by the coding sequence ATGACCAACGCACATTCAGACTATTCGGTTCAGACGCGAACAAAGGCTTCCTCCATCTCGTCGGTTGTGGCGGTTCTCCTCATCGTGCTGGCAATCGCCCTGCCCGCCTTTGCCTCGCGCAGCCTGATCCAGGACATGTTCTTCATCCTCACGATGCTGGTGCTGGCGCAGTTCTGGAACCTGCTTGCCGGCTATGGCGGACTGGTTTCGGTCGGTCAGCAGGCTTTCGTCGGGATCGGTGCCTATGCGATGTTCTCCGTGGTCATCCTGATGGGATTTGATCCGGTTCCCTCGATCCTGATTGCCGGCGTGGCAGCCCTGCTGCTGGCCATACCAACCGCGTTTTTCGCCTTCCGCCTGCAGGGTGCCTATTTCGCCATCGGCACCTGGGTGATTGCCGAAGTGGTGCGACTGCTGGTGGCCCAATGGAAAGCCGTTGGTGGCGGCACAGGCACCTCATTGCCGCGCACAGCCACCCGCGAGATGTGGTTCACGGAGACAATCGAAACCCTGTTTGGTGTTCGCAGTGCCGCCGCACGCGACATTCTCGCCTACTGGCTGGCCGTGGTCCTGGCTGTCGCCACCATCGCCGGGATCTACTGGCTGCTCAGGACCAAGCGGGGCCTGGGACTGGCCGCGGTGCGCGACAACATCGAGGCGGCAAAATCTGTCGGCGTCGATGCCGTTAGGATGAAATGGACCGTGTTTCTGGTCTCGGCTTTCGGCACCGGGATCGCCGGCGGGCTCATCTATATGCAGAAGGCGCGGATTTCGCCGGATGCGGCATTCTCGCTGCAGGACTGGACCGCCTATGTGATCTTCATCGTCGTGATCGGCGGCATGGGCACCATCGAAGGACCGATCCTCGGCGTGCTGGTGTTCTTCATTCTGCAATCGTTGCTGGCCGATTACGGCAGCTGGTACCTGATGGCACTTGGTGTCATCGGCATCACAATCATGCTGTTTGCGCCGCGCGGGCTTTGGGGCCTGTTTTCCGATCGCACAGGCATCGAACTGTTTCCGGTGCGCCGTCGCCTGACTGGCGGCCCCCTATCCAACACACCACCATCATCGAAGGAGGAATAG
- a CDS encoding aminotransferase class V-fold PLP-dependent enzyme gives MNKIASPVDPDGLMEFSVVFTDRSLNHMSKAFQGVMNDLNALLREVYQADAAVIVPGGGTFGMEAVARQFAGDAKVMVIRNGWFSYRWTQIFEKGDIPSETTVIKASQVGNESTSAFAPQPIETITAKIREERPQVVFAPHVETSAGVILPDDYLKAIADAAHDVGALFVLDCIASGCIWVDMVATGVDVLISAPQKGWSASPSAGLVMLSERGVARLLETESNSFAVDLRKWYDIMQAYVDGGHAYHSTMPTDALTVFRDRMVETRDFGFELARERQWELGTRVRALLAGRGFKSVAAPDFEAPGVVVSYTADPEFQNGKKFVAEGMQIAAGVPLMCDEPADFRTFRIGLFGLDKLGDVDGTVAKLETVLDTLDTA, from the coding sequence ATGAACAAGATAGCATCGCCGGTCGATCCCGACGGTCTTATGGAATTTTCGGTGGTCTTTACGGATCGCTCCCTCAACCACATGTCGAAAGCGTTTCAGGGGGTCATGAACGACCTGAATGCGCTCTTGCGCGAGGTCTACCAGGCCGATGCCGCGGTTATCGTTCCTGGCGGCGGCACCTTCGGCATGGAAGCCGTCGCGCGGCAGTTTGCCGGCGATGCGAAAGTCATGGTGATCCGCAATGGCTGGTTCTCCTATCGCTGGACACAGATCTTCGAAAAGGGTGACATTCCATCGGAGACAACCGTCATCAAGGCGAGCCAGGTCGGCAATGAAAGCACCTCCGCCTTTGCACCGCAGCCTATCGAGACAATCACCGCCAAGATCCGCGAAGAGCGTCCGCAGGTGGTTTTTGCGCCGCATGTGGAAACCTCCGCCGGCGTCATCCTTCCCGATGACTATCTCAAGGCCATCGCTGATGCGGCCCATGATGTGGGGGCGCTGTTCGTGCTCGATTGCATCGCCTCGGGCTGCATCTGGGTCGACATGGTGGCAACCGGCGTCGATGTGCTGATCTCTGCCCCGCAGAAGGGCTGGAGCGCGTCGCCATCGGCCGGGCTGGTGATGCTGAGTGAACGCGGTGTTGCGCGGCTCCTGGAAACCGAGAGCAACAGCTTCGCAGTCGATCTGCGCAAATGGTATGACATCATGCAGGCCTATGTGGATGGCGGGCATGCCTATCATTCGACCATGCCGACCGACGCCCTCACCGTGTTCAGGGACCGGATGGTCGAGACCCGCGACTTCGGGTTTGAGCTTGCCCGAGAGCGCCAGTGGGAGCTTGGAACCAGAGTGCGCGCTTTGCTCGCCGGACGCGGGTTCAAGTCTGTCGCAGCACCCGACTTTGAGGCACCGGGCGTGGTGGTCAGCTACACTGCGGATCCCGAATTCCAGAACGGCAAGAAATTCGTGGCCGAAGGCATGCAGATCGCTGCCGGGGTTCCGCTGATGTGTGACGAGCCGGCCGATTTCCGCACCTTCCGGATAGGATTGTTCGGGCTGGACAAGCTTGGCGATGTCGATGGTACTGTCGCCAAGCTCGAAACCGTGCTGGACACTCTCGACACGGCTTGA
- a CDS encoding intradiol ring-cleavage dioxygenase, producing MDTHEQGFFTEENSADVVISRNAKAENARLAEVMAVITKHLHAAVKEIGPTQEEWFEAIMFLTRTGQMCNDWRQEFILLSDVLGVSMLVDAVNNRKPTGASESTVLGPFHVEDAPELPMGADICLDQKGDPMLVKGRITATDGTPIDHAKIDVWQANDEGFYDVQQKGIQPDFNLRGVFRTGADGTYHFRGVKPKYYPIPDDGPVGQMLKKLGRHPYRPAHLHYILEAKGFETLVTHIFDPDDPYINSDAVFGVKESLLAKFDWIEDNDRIQAAGMEGPYYEVVHDFVLVPTVSAD from the coding sequence ATGGATACGCATGAACAGGGCTTCTTTACAGAAGAGAACTCCGCCGACGTGGTGATCAGCCGCAACGCCAAGGCTGAGAATGCGCGCCTGGCGGAGGTCATGGCGGTGATCACCAAACATCTTCACGCTGCGGTCAAAGAAATTGGGCCGACCCAGGAGGAGTGGTTCGAAGCGATCATGTTCCTCACCCGAACCGGGCAGATGTGCAATGACTGGAGGCAGGAATTCATCCTGCTGTCGGACGTGCTCGGGGTGTCGATGCTGGTCGATGCGGTCAACAACCGCAAACCTACAGGTGCGTCCGAATCGACCGTGCTGGGTCCGTTTCACGTTGAAGATGCTCCGGAACTGCCGATGGGCGCGGATATCTGCCTTGACCAGAAAGGCGATCCAATGCTGGTCAAGGGCCGGATCACGGCAACCGACGGGACACCGATCGACCATGCGAAGATCGATGTCTGGCAGGCCAATGATGAGGGCTTCTACGATGTCCAGCAAAAGGGTATTCAGCCGGACTTCAATCTGCGCGGGGTATTTCGCACCGGAGCTGACGGGACCTACCACTTCAGGGGCGTGAAGCCGAAATACTACCCGATTCCTGATGACGGGCCAGTGGGACAAATGCTCAAGAAACTGGGACGGCATCCCTATCGCCCGGCACACCTGCATTACATTCTCGAGGCCAAGGGCTTTGAAACCCTGGTCACCCATATCTTTGATCCCGATGATCCCTACATCAATTCCGATGCGGTGTTTGGCGTGAAGGAAAGCCTGCTCGCCAAATTCGACTGGATCGAAGACAATGACCGGATTCAGGCCGCCGGGATGGAAGGCCCCTATTACGAGGTTGTCCATGACTTCGTGCTGGTTCCGACTGTTTCCGCTGATTGA
- a CDS encoding UxaA family hydrolase, which produces MASKYSNMTFMGYRRENGRVGVRNHVIILPVDDISNAACEAVANNVKGTMAIPHAYGRLQFGEDLEVHFRTIIGTGANPNVAAVVVIGIEPGWTKRIADGIRATGKPVAEFSIEQKGDFETIRAAGWKAKEFVHHATEMQREECSISELWVSTKCGESDTTTGLSSCPTVGNMYDKLLPEGITGFFGETSEITGAEHICQKRAVNEEVGARWYKMWKAYQDDVIFAHQTDDLSDSQPTKGNIEGGLTTIEEKALGNLEKIGRTSQFIDILDPAEEPKSGKGLYFMDSSSAAAECVTLMAAGGAVIHTFPTGQGNVVGNPIVPVVKISGNPRTLRTMSEHIDVDVTGVLTREMTIDEAGDALIEMIVRTSNGRATAAEALGHREFSMTKLYRSA; this is translated from the coding sequence ATGGCATCGAAATATTCCAACATGACATTCATGGGCTACCGGCGCGAGAACGGGCGTGTGGGCGTGCGCAACCACGTGATCATCCTGCCGGTCGACGACATCTCGAATGCGGCCTGCGAGGCGGTTGCCAACAACGTCAAGGGCACGATGGCGATCCCGCACGCCTATGGGCGGCTGCAGTTCGGCGAGGATCTCGAGGTTCACTTCCGCACCATCATCGGCACGGGTGCCAACCCCAATGTTGCGGCCGTGGTGGTGATCGGCATCGAGCCGGGCTGGACCAAGCGGATCGCCGACGGCATTCGCGCGACGGGCAAGCCGGTCGCCGAATTCTCGATCGAGCAGAAGGGCGATTTCGAGACCATCCGTGCGGCGGGCTGGAAGGCCAAGGAATTCGTGCACCATGCCACCGAGATGCAGCGCGAGGAATGCTCGATCTCCGAACTCTGGGTCTCGACCAAGTGCGGCGAGAGCGACACGACGACGGGTTTGAGCTCCTGCCCGACGGTGGGCAACATGTATGACAAGCTGTTGCCCGAGGGCATCACCGGGTTTTTCGGCGAGACCTCGGAGATCACCGGCGCCGAGCATATCTGCCAGAAGCGGGCGGTCAACGAGGAGGTCGGCGCGCGCTGGTACAAGATGTGGAAGGCCTATCAGGACGACGTCATCTTCGCGCATCAGACCGATGATTTGTCCGACAGCCAGCCGACCAAGGGCAATATCGAGGGCGGCCTGACGACGATCGAGGAGAAGGCGCTGGGCAATCTCGAGAAGATCGGCCGGACGTCGCAATTCATCGATATCCTTGATCCGGCCGAAGAGCCCAAATCGGGCAAGGGGCTCTACTTCATGGATTCGTCCTCGGCGGCTGCCGAGTGCGTGACGCTGATGGCGGCGGGCGGTGCGGTGATCCACACGTTCCCGACCGGTCAGGGCAACGTGGTGGGCAATCCGATCGTGCCGGTGGTCAAGATCTCGGGCAACCCGCGCACGCTCAGGACCATGAGCGAGCATATCGATGTTGACGTGACTGGCGTGCTGACCCGCGAAATGACCATCGACGAGGCCGGCGACGCCCTCATCGAGATGATCGTGCGCACCTCCAACGGCCGCGCAACCGCAGCCGAAGCACTCGGTCACAGAGAGTTCTCAATGACAAAGCTCTATCGCTCGGCGTAA
- a CDS encoding FAD-dependent monooxygenase, with protein MADIETDVLIIGTGPAGSAAAALLSTYGVENMAINRYRWLANTPRAHITNQRTMEVLRDLGKDVEGEAYMFCSHQDLMGENVFCESLVGEEIGRMKSWGNHPLSKAEHQLSSPTMMNDLPQTYMEPLLFKTACSRGTQARMSTEYLSHTQDAEGVTTTCLDRLTGKEITIRSKYLLGGDGGNSKVAELEKLPFEGQMGVSGSMNIIFKADLSKYVAHRPSVLYWVVQPGADVGGIGMGLVRMVRPWNEWLIVWGYDINGPAPEVNNAFATKVVRDLVGDQSLEPEITSVSTWTVNNMYATHMQAGRVFIMGDAAHRHPPSNGLGSNTSIQDAFNIAWKLAAVLKGHAGASLLDTYSQERAPVAKQIVTRANQSIGEFGPIFEALGLTESTDPEVMQANMDKRCDATMEAEQQRAAIREAIAFKKYEFDAHGVEMNQRYKSGAVVTDGQMEPAYELDAELHYQPTTWPGARLPHAWLYGRNGDKHSTLDLVGQGRFTLLTGLSGEAWAAAAEKVAKAMSIELAVHVIGPRRDIVDHHGDWARAREVGEGGCVLVRPDQHVAWRAEDLAQNPEAELTRVLSTILHRDSEAARQAAQ; from the coding sequence ATGGCTGATATCGAAACCGACGTCCTGATCATTGGCACCGGCCCGGCCGGATCGGCTGCGGCGGCGTTGCTGTCGACCTACGGGGTCGAAAACATGGCGATCAACCGCTACCGCTGGCTGGCCAACACACCGCGGGCGCACATCACAAACCAGCGCACCATGGAAGTGCTGCGGGATCTGGGAAAGGATGTCGAGGGCGAGGCCTACATGTTTTGCTCCCACCAGGACCTGATGGGCGAGAACGTGTTCTGCGAAAGCCTGGTCGGCGAGGAAATCGGCAGAATGAAGAGCTGGGGCAACCATCCGCTGTCCAAGGCCGAGCATCAGCTGTCCTCGCCGACGATGATGAACGACCTGCCGCAGACCTACATGGAGCCGCTCCTGTTCAAGACCGCCTGTTCACGCGGCACCCAGGCGCGGATGTCGACCGAATATCTGAGCCACACGCAGGACGCGGAAGGCGTCACCACCACCTGTCTCGACCGGCTGACCGGCAAGGAAATCACAATCCGCTCAAAATATCTGCTTGGCGGAGATGGCGGCAATTCCAAGGTGGCGGAACTGGAGAAGCTGCCATTCGAAGGGCAGATGGGTGTCAGCGGTTCGATGAACATCATCTTCAAGGCCGACCTGAGCAAATATGTCGCCCACCGCCCCTCAGTGCTCTACTGGGTGGTTCAGCCTGGTGCAGATGTCGGCGGCATCGGCATGGGCCTGGTGCGGATGGTCCGGCCCTGGAACGAATGGCTGATCGTCTGGGGCTATGACATCAACGGCCCCGCGCCGGAGGTGAACAATGCCTTTGCCACCAAGGTGGTGCGCGATCTGGTTGGCGACCAGTCGCTGGAACCCGAGATCACCTCGGTGTCGACCTGGACGGTCAACAACATGTACGCGACCCACATGCAGGCGGGCCGGGTCTTCATCATGGGTGACGCCGCGCACCGCCACCCGCCCTCCAACGGCCTTGGTTCCAACACTTCGATCCAGGACGCTTTCAACATCGCCTGGAAACTGGCCGCGGTTCTCAAGGGCCATGCCGGGGCAAGCCTCCTGGATACCTACAGCCAGGAACGCGCACCGGTGGCCAAGCAGATCGTGACCCGCGCCAACCAGTCGATCGGCGAATTCGGCCCGATCTTCGAGGCTCTTGGGCTGACGGAATCAACCGACCCCGAGGTGATGCAGGCCAATATGGACAAGCGTTGTGATGCGACCATGGAAGCCGAGCAGCAGCGTGCGGCCATCCGTGAGGCAATCGCCTTTAAGAAGTACGAGTTCGATGCCCACGGCGTGGAGATGAACCAGCGCTACAAATCCGGAGCGGTGGTGACCGACGGCCAGATGGAGCCTGCCTACGAGCTTGATGCGGAGCTGCACTATCAGCCGACCACATGGCCGGGGGCCCGGCTGCCCCATGCCTGGCTCTATGGCCGCAATGGCGATAAGCACTCGACCCTCGATCTCGTTGGCCAGGGCCGGTTCACCTTGCTGACCGGCTTGAGCGGTGAAGCCTGGGCTGCGGCCGCCGAAAAGGTGGCAAAGGCGATGAGCATCGAACTTGCCGTCCATGTCATCGGGCCGCGCCGCGATATTGTCGACCATCATGGCGACTGGGCCCGCGCCCGGGAAGTCGGAGAAGGCGGCTGTGTGCTGGTGCGTCCGGACCAGCATGTCGCCTGGCGCGCCGAAGATCTCGCTCAGAACCCGGAAGCGGAACTCACCCGGGTGCTTTCAACGATCCTGCACCGCGACAGCGAAGCCGCACGGCAGGCAGCACAGTAA
- a CDS encoding YeiH family protein produces the protein MASLSHLQLRAKTLFPGLLLALTIAAAAKFLSEHYAAPVMLFALLIGMAFNFMAEQENTGEGVVFASKSLLRLGIVLLGARITLGDIAGIGTSGLLTVASLMALTIGFGFVCAKLFSRGWRFAILTGGAVAICGASAALALAAVIPANDKTERNVLFTVVAVTTLSTIAMIIYPVLFGLAGLSDAQSGFLIGATVHDVAQVVGAGYSISTEAGDTATIVKLLRVTLLPVVLIIVALSVAGRESGGFSHVRLPLFVIGFGLVTIANSTGLIPAALAALLVDASSWLLVIAIAALGVRTNMKAMLNLGWRHVAVIVAETLFLLGLAWAAVSIGIVGI, from the coding sequence ATGGCATCCCTGTCTCACCTGCAACTGCGCGCGAAAACACTGTTCCCCGGACTGCTTCTTGCGCTGACCATCGCGGCGGCTGCGAAGTTTCTCTCCGAGCACTATGCGGCACCGGTGATGTTGTTCGCGCTGCTGATCGGCATGGCCTTCAACTTTATGGCAGAACAGGAAAACACCGGCGAAGGTGTTGTCTTCGCCTCCAAATCATTGTTGCGGTTGGGCATCGTGCTGCTGGGCGCGCGCATCACGCTTGGCGACATTGCCGGCATTGGCACCTCCGGACTTCTGACCGTTGCCAGCCTGATGGCGCTGACCATCGGTTTTGGATTTGTCTGCGCAAAACTGTTCTCGCGCGGCTGGCGTTTCGCCATTCTGACCGGTGGTGCTGTAGCGATCTGCGGCGCCTCGGCGGCACTGGCGCTCGCTGCCGTCATCCCCGCCAACGACAAGACCGAGCGCAATGTGCTGTTTACGGTGGTCGCGGTCACCACATTGTCGACCATCGCGATGATCATCTATCCGGTTCTGTTTGGTCTGGCGGGCTTGAGTGATGCCCAGAGTGGCTTCCTGATCGGCGCGACCGTTCACGATGTGGCGCAGGTTGTTGGCGCCGGCTACTCGATCTCGACCGAAGCAGGTGACACCGCAACCATTGTCAAATTGCTGCGGGTCACGCTGCTGCCGGTGGTGCTGATCATCGTGGCGCTGTCTGTAGCGGGCCGCGAAAGTGGCGGTTTCTCCCATGTCCGTCTGCCGCTGTTCGTCATCGGCTTCGGCCTTGTCACCATTGCCAACAGCACCGGCCTTATCCCGGCCGCACTGGCTGCATTGCTGGTGGATGCATCGTCCTGGTTGCTAGTGATCGCCATCGCGGCACTCGGCGTGCGCACCAACATGAAGGCGATGCTCAACCTTGGTTGGCGGCATGTCGCCGTGATCGTGGCTGAAACGCTGTTCCTGCTCGGACTGGCCTGGGCTGCGGTCTCGATAGGAATTGTTGGTATCTAG